A genomic stretch from Arthrobacter sp. KBS0702 includes:
- the cysD gene encoding sulfate adenylyltransferase subunit CysD produces MPSSSGSGSGLPNARKLASGPSADALDATPGAAYAAPALLSGRLSSAAPRAARLSSLDTLESEAIHIIREVVAEFEKPALLFSGGKDSVVMLHLATKAFWPGKVPFPVLHVDTGHNFPEVIEFRDRTVERLGLRLVVGSVQEFIDSGELAERADGTRNPLQTVPLLDAIQRNKFDAVFGGGRRDEDKARAKERILSLRDEFGQWDPRNQRPELWNLYNGRHTVGQHVRAFPISNWTELDVWRYIERENIDLPGLYYAHEREVFARDGMWRAVGEVSQPREDEQVITKTVRYRTVGDMSCTGAVESDAATVGDVVIEVAASTITERGATRADDRISEAAMEDRKKDGYF; encoded by the coding sequence ATGCCGTCCAGCTCCGGAAGCGGCAGCGGCCTTCCCAACGCTCGCAAGCTCGCGTCGGGTCCCTCGGCCGATGCCTTAGATGCCACTCCCGGGGCGGCATATGCTGCTCCGGCTCTGCTGTCGGGTCGCCTGAGTTCTGCGGCTCCGCGTGCGGCCCGCCTGTCGTCTTTGGACACTTTGGAATCGGAAGCGATTCATATCATCCGCGAGGTGGTTGCCGAGTTCGAGAAGCCGGCGCTGCTGTTCTCCGGCGGCAAGGACTCCGTGGTGATGCTGCATCTGGCCACGAAGGCGTTTTGGCCGGGGAAGGTCCCGTTCCCGGTGCTGCACGTGGACACCGGGCACAACTTCCCGGAGGTGATCGAGTTCCGTGACCGGACCGTGGAGCGGCTGGGCCTGAGGCTCGTCGTCGGCTCCGTGCAGGAGTTCATTGATTCAGGCGAGCTGGCCGAGCGTGCCGACGGCACCCGCAACCCGCTGCAGACCGTGCCCCTGCTGGACGCGATCCAGCGCAACAAGTTCGACGCAGTCTTTGGCGGCGGCCGCCGCGACGAGGACAAGGCCCGCGCGAAGGAACGCATCCTGAGCCTGCGCGACGAGTTCGGCCAGTGGGATCCGCGCAACCAGCGGCCCGAGCTGTGGAACCTCTACAACGGCCGCCACACCGTGGGCCAGCACGTCCGGGCGTTCCCGATCAGCAACTGGACCGAGCTGGACGTCTGGCGCTACATCGAGCGGGAGAACATCGACCTGCCGGGCCTCTACTACGCCCACGAGCGTGAGGTCTTCGCCCGCGACGGCATGTGGCGCGCGGTCGGGGAGGTCTCCCAGCCGCGCGAGGACGAGCAGGTCATCACCAAAACCGTCCGCTACCGGACCGTCGGCGACATGTCCTGCACCGGCGCCGTGGAATCGGACGCCGCGACCGTGGGCGACGTCGTGATCGAAGTTGCCGCCTCAACCATCACCGAACGTGGCGCCACCCGGGCCGATGACCGCATCTCCGAGGCCGCCATGGAAGACCGCAAAAAGGACGGCTATTTCTAA
- a CDS encoding phosphoadenylyl-sulfate reductase, translating into MSVALRTRDELQAIAEAGAAELGWDAPAREVIAWVARNFELPAVAVACSMADAVLPALVADQLPGVDVLFLETGYHFPETHATRTEVAASLRVNVVDVLPENTVEQQDRLLGKDLFARDPGQCCALRKVAPLRRTLAGYELWFTGVRRDEAPTRTNTPLVTWDEANGLVKVNPVAAWSFDQLVQYSDDNLLPVNPLLSQGYPSIGCQPCTRKVAPGDDPRAGRWAGTDKTECGLHL; encoded by the coding sequence GTGAGCGTTGCACTCCGCACCCGCGACGAGCTTCAGGCAATCGCCGAGGCCGGCGCGGCCGAGCTCGGCTGGGACGCCCCGGCGCGCGAGGTCATCGCCTGGGTGGCGCGCAACTTCGAGCTCCCCGCCGTCGCCGTGGCCTGCTCCATGGCCGACGCGGTCCTGCCCGCACTCGTCGCCGACCAACTCCCCGGCGTCGACGTGCTCTTCCTCGAAACCGGCTACCACTTCCCGGAAACCCACGCCACGCGCACCGAGGTCGCGGCCAGCCTCCGGGTCAACGTCGTCGACGTGCTGCCGGAGAATACCGTGGAACAGCAGGATCGGCTTCTGGGCAAGGACCTCTTCGCCCGCGACCCCGGGCAGTGCTGCGCCCTGCGCAAGGTCGCCCCGCTGCGCCGCACCCTCGCCGGCTACGAGCTCTGGTTCACCGGCGTCCGCCGCGACGAGGCGCCCACCCGCACCAACACGCCGCTGGTCACCTGGGACGAAGCCAACGGCCTGGTCAAGGTGAACCCGGTGGCGGCCTGGAGCTTCGACCAGCTGGTCCAGTACTCCGACGACAACCTCCTGCCCGTCAACCCGCTGCTTTCACAGGGCTACCCGTCCATAGGCTGCCAGCCCTGCACCCGCAAGGTCGCGCCCGGCGACGACCCTCGCGCCGGACGCTGGGCAGGAACCGACAAGACAGAATGCGGACTACACCTATGA
- a CDS encoding nitrite/sulfite reductase yields MTDTALAGASPDQAAAGRAKRPARPAAKPHGQWKVDGTAPLNANETWKQEDNGLNVRERIESVYSKHGFDSIDGTDLHGRFRWWGLYTQRKPGIDGGKTATLEPHELEDKYFMLRVRIDGGALSTEQLRVIGQISVDFARDSADLTDRQNIQLHWIRVEDVPEIWRRLEAVDLSTTEACGDVPRVILGSPVAGIAKDEIIDPTPLIHELAERFIGDPELANLPRKFKTAITGHPSQDVVHEINDVALVGLVHPELGAGYDLWVGGALSTNPMLGKRLGAFVRPDQAADVWLGVTSIFRDYGYRRMRTKARLKFLLADWGPEKFRRVLEDEYLGYQLDDGPAAPKPATPGDHIGVHEQKDGKFFIGATPLAGRLSGSQLVKLADTLEARGSRRLRTTPHQKLVVLDVPKDEVEPLVAELDALGLSARPSVFRRGTIACTGIEFCKLAIVETKVTAATAVAELERRLADLVESRQLPQALSLHINGCPNSCARIQTADIGLKGMMLPTPDGDPTPGFQVHLGGGLASESREEAGLGRTVRGLKVTAEELPDYVERVVRKYVADHTEDQSFAEWAFAADEGDLQ; encoded by the coding sequence ATGACTGATACAGCTCTAGCCGGAGCGTCCCCGGACCAGGCTGCCGCAGGCCGCGCCAAACGACCCGCCCGCCCCGCGGCCAAGCCGCACGGGCAGTGGAAGGTGGACGGCACCGCCCCGCTGAACGCCAACGAAACCTGGAAACAGGAAGACAACGGCCTGAACGTGCGCGAGCGTATCGAATCGGTCTACTCCAAGCACGGCTTCGACTCGATCGACGGCACCGACCTGCACGGCCGCTTCCGCTGGTGGGGCCTGTACACCCAGCGCAAGCCCGGGATCGACGGCGGCAAGACCGCCACCCTGGAGCCGCACGAGCTCGAAGACAAATACTTCATGCTCCGGGTCCGGATCGACGGCGGCGCCCTCAGCACCGAGCAGCTGCGCGTCATCGGGCAGATCTCCGTGGACTTCGCCCGCGACTCAGCCGACCTCACCGACCGGCAGAACATCCAGCTGCACTGGATCCGGGTCGAGGACGTGCCCGAAATCTGGCGCCGCCTCGAAGCCGTGGACCTGTCCACCACCGAGGCCTGCGGCGACGTGCCCCGCGTCATCCTCGGCTCCCCGGTCGCCGGCATCGCCAAGGACGAGATCATCGACCCCACACCACTGATCCATGAGCTCGCCGAACGCTTCATCGGCGACCCGGAACTGGCCAACCTGCCGCGCAAATTCAAGACCGCCATCACCGGCCACCCCAGCCAGGATGTGGTCCACGAGATCAACGACGTCGCCCTGGTGGGCCTGGTCCATCCCGAGCTCGGCGCCGGCTACGACCTCTGGGTCGGCGGCGCGCTCTCCACCAACCCGATGCTGGGCAAGCGCCTCGGCGCCTTTGTCCGTCCGGACCAGGCCGCCGACGTCTGGCTCGGCGTCACCAGCATCTTCCGCGACTACGGCTACCGGCGCATGCGCACGAAGGCCCGGCTGAAGTTCCTGCTGGCCGATTGGGGGCCGGAGAAGTTCCGCCGGGTCCTTGAGGACGAATACCTCGGCTACCAGCTCGACGACGGCCCCGCGGCGCCCAAGCCCGCCACCCCTGGCGACCACATTGGCGTGCACGAACAGAAGGACGGAAAGTTCTTCATCGGTGCCACCCCGCTGGCCGGCCGGCTCTCCGGCAGCCAGCTGGTCAAGCTCGCGGACACTCTGGAGGCCCGGGGCTCGCGGCGGCTGCGCACCACCCCGCACCAGAAGCTCGTGGTCCTCGACGTGCCCAAGGACGAGGTGGAACCGCTCGTCGCAGAACTCGACGCCCTGGGCCTGTCCGCCCGGCCGTCCGTGTTCCGCCGCGGCACCATCGCTTGCACCGGCATCGAATTCTGCAAGCTGGCGATCGTGGAAACCAAGGTCACGGCCGCCACGGCCGTCGCCGAGCTGGAACGCCGCCTCGCCGACCTGGTCGAGTCCCGCCAGCTCCCGCAGGCGCTCTCGCTGCACATCAACGGCTGCCCCAACTCCTGCGCCCGGATCCAGACCGCGGACATCGGCCTCAAGGGCATGATGCTGCCCACGCCCGACGGCGACCCCACGCCGGGTTTCCAGGTGCACCTTGGCGGCGGGCTGGCATCCGAGAGCCGCGAGGAGGCAGGCCTCGGCCGCACCGTCCGCGGCCTCAAGGTCACGGCCGAGGAGCTGCCCGACTACGTGGAGCGGGTGGTGCGGAAATACGTGGCGGACCACACCGAGGACCAGAGCTTCGCCGAATGGGCCTTCGCCGCCGATGAGGGGGACCTGCAGTGA
- a CDS encoding sirohydrochlorin chelatase: MNSPILIACAHGTSSPDGAAEVNALRAGIAALRPGLDVREAYVDVQDPDLPAVVAGLPAGESAVVVPLLLSVGYHVKVDIARAVKSRPDTLAAAPLGPDPRLAALLDQRLREAGVTDNDAVILAAAGSSDPTAADNVEELAGQLRALRSNRIVAAYGASASPSVPEAVAMLREEAAGGAGAGLSAGAVDLGGRVVIASYLLAPGFFHDQLAKAGADLVTAPLLPSPVLAEIALARFDAAVAGSGS, translated from the coding sequence ATGAATAGCCCCATCCTGATCGCCTGCGCCCACGGCACCTCCAGCCCCGACGGCGCGGCGGAGGTCAACGCCCTGCGGGCCGGGATCGCCGCGCTGCGTCCCGGGCTCGACGTCCGCGAGGCCTACGTCGACGTGCAGGACCCCGACCTGCCCGCTGTCGTGGCGGGGCTGCCGGCCGGGGAATCCGCCGTCGTCGTTCCGCTGCTGCTGAGCGTGGGCTACCACGTCAAGGTGGACATCGCCCGGGCCGTGAAGAGCCGGCCGGACACCCTTGCCGCCGCGCCGCTGGGCCCGGACCCGCGGCTCGCGGCCCTGCTGGACCAGCGGCTGCGCGAGGCCGGGGTGACCGACAACGACGCCGTCATCCTCGCCGCCGCCGGCTCCTCGGACCCCACCGCGGCGGACAACGTGGAGGAGCTCGCCGGGCAGCTGAGGGCCCTCCGCTCGAACCGGATCGTGGCCGCCTACGGCGCCTCGGCGTCGCCCTCGGTGCCCGAGGCGGTGGCCATGCTGCGTGAGGAGGCCGCCGGGGGTGCCGGCGCGGGCCTCTCGGCCGGGGCCGTGGACCTCGGCGGCCGGGTGGTGATCGCGTCCTACCTGCTGGCACCTGGCTTCTTCCACGACCAGCTCGCCAAGGCCGGTGCGGACCTGGTCACCGCGCCCCTGCTGCCTTCCCCGGTGCTTGCCGAGATCGCTTTGGCGCGCTTTGACGCGGCCGTCGCCGGCAGCGGTTCATGA
- a CDS encoding trimeric intracellular cation channel family protein has product MTFSFSLVMVWLDLAGVFFFAVSGSLLAARKQFDIVGSLLLASVVSLGGGVIRDIIINTGPPAAFTNPAYLAPPLLAMVLVYFLFSSVQRFTSLLILFDAGGLALFCITGSLKALAAGMHPVAAVLLGVTTAVGGGLLRDITANEVPQLFDPKDIYALPAFAGAALTVTLSVTGVFTALTASAVAAVVFAFRVTAWRRHWYVPLAVRGWHRLGLDKAEKGPGIS; this is encoded by the coding sequence ATGACTTTCTCCTTTAGCCTCGTGATGGTCTGGCTGGACCTGGCGGGCGTCTTCTTCTTCGCCGTCTCCGGTTCGCTGCTCGCGGCGCGCAAGCAGTTCGACATTGTCGGTTCCCTCCTGCTGGCCTCGGTGGTGAGCCTGGGCGGCGGTGTCATCCGCGACATCATCATCAACACGGGGCCGCCGGCAGCCTTTACCAACCCGGCGTACCTCGCTCCCCCGCTGCTGGCCATGGTCCTGGTGTACTTCCTGTTTTCCAGCGTCCAGCGCTTCACGTCCCTGCTGATCCTGTTCGACGCCGGCGGTCTGGCCTTGTTCTGCATCACGGGCAGCCTGAAAGCCCTCGCCGCGGGCATGCACCCGGTGGCAGCGGTGCTCCTGGGGGTCACGACGGCGGTGGGCGGCGGGCTGCTGAGGGACATCACCGCGAACGAGGTCCCGCAACTCTTCGACCCCAAGGACATCTACGCCCTGCCGGCGTTTGCGGGGGCCGCGCTGACCGTGACGCTGTCCGTCACCGGGGTGTTTACCGCCCTGACGGCAAGCGCCGTGGCCGCCGTGGTCTTCGCCTTCCGCGTCACCGCCTGGCGGCGCCACTGGTACGTGCCGCTGGCCGTCCGAGGCTGGCACCGCCTGGGTCTGGACAAGGCCGAAAAGGGCCCCGGGATTAGCTAG
- a CDS encoding DUF559 domain-containing protein codes for MVQCAVGRGDISLAFLRSKLPGNRNARARAVLDLVIPRADSLLEVLTNRSFRRAGLQVSRHVEIPDVGEVDFLVEGCLVVETDGAAHLESRQVKKDRRRNNATVVGGYLVLRFGYDDVVHHPERMVAEVLTVLALWRGGAFRP; via the coding sequence ATGGTCCAGTGTGCTGTGGGCCGCGGGGACATTTCTCTGGCCTTCCTCCGAAGCAAACTGCCGGGCAACCGCAATGCCCGCGCCCGGGCGGTGCTGGACCTGGTCATCCCGCGGGCCGATTCCCTCTTGGAAGTACTCACCAATAGGTCCTTCCGCCGGGCCGGACTTCAGGTGTCAAGGCATGTCGAGATCCCTGACGTGGGCGAAGTGGATTTTTTGGTGGAGGGCTGCCTCGTCGTGGAAACCGACGGCGCTGCGCATCTGGAGTCCCGGCAGGTCAAGAAAGACCGCAGGCGCAACAACGCGACCGTCGTCGGAGGCTATCTCGTGCTCAGGTTTGGCTACGACGACGTCGTGCATCATCCGGAGAGGATGGTGGCCGAAGTCCTCACGGTGCTGGCGCTGTGGCGCGGGGGCGCCTTCCGGCCGTGA
- a CDS encoding polyprenyl synthetase family protein, whose amino-acid sequence MTNSADQSWTHAGHGLPSAEPDLNTTAIATGLQLPAGFAAIAGDPELGPAITTNLARVEKKLREAIANSDPLADATSRHLVEAGGKRIRPLLTLLCAHLGDASLPAVVQAAVVVELTHLATLYHDDVMDSAPFRRGAPTAHEVWGNSVAVLTGDLIFARASILVSELGSRALGIQARTFERLCLGQLHETVGPRPDEDPVEHYLSVIADKTGSLVAASGQLGAIFANADPAYETLLVEYGEKVGVAFQLADDVIDVTGVKVKSGKSPGTDLREGVPTLPVLLLRKAADDGDQSAVDLLQLIDGDLSSDEALAAAVAGLREHPVTAESWTVARAWADEAIAALAPLPEGVVKDSLTSFAHAVVDRSS is encoded by the coding sequence GTGACCAACTCTGCAGACCAAAGCTGGACGCACGCCGGACACGGCCTGCCGAGCGCTGAACCGGACCTGAACACCACCGCCATTGCCACCGGGCTCCAGCTGCCGGCCGGCTTCGCGGCGATCGCGGGGGACCCCGAACTCGGCCCGGCCATCACTACCAACCTGGCCCGCGTGGAGAAGAAGCTGCGCGAGGCCATCGCCAACTCGGACCCGCTGGCCGACGCCACGTCGCGCCACCTGGTCGAAGCCGGCGGCAAGCGCATCCGGCCGCTGCTGACCCTGCTCTGCGCCCACCTCGGCGACGCGTCGCTGCCGGCGGTGGTGCAGGCCGCCGTCGTCGTCGAACTGACGCACCTGGCCACGCTGTACCACGACGACGTGATGGACTCCGCTCCGTTCCGCCGCGGCGCCCCCACCGCGCACGAGGTCTGGGGCAACTCCGTTGCCGTCCTGACCGGTGACCTCATCTTCGCCCGGGCCTCCATCCTGGTCTCCGAGCTGGGGTCCCGCGCGCTCGGCATCCAGGCCCGCACCTTCGAGCGGCTCTGCCTCGGCCAGCTGCACGAGACCGTGGGGCCGCGCCCGGACGAGGATCCGGTGGAGCACTACCTCTCCGTGATCGCGGACAAGACCGGCTCGCTCGTGGCCGCGTCCGGCCAGCTCGGCGCGATCTTCGCCAATGCCGATCCGGCCTACGAGACGCTGCTGGTCGAGTACGGCGAGAAGGTCGGCGTCGCCTTCCAGCTTGCCGACGACGTCATTGACGTCACCGGCGTCAAGGTCAAATCCGGCAAGTCGCCAGGCACCGACCTGCGCGAGGGCGTGCCCACGCTGCCCGTGCTGCTGCTGCGCAAAGCGGCGGACGACGGCGACCAGTCCGCCGTCGACCTCCTGCAGCTGATCGACGGCGACCTCAGCTCGGACGAGGCCCTCGCGGCCGCCGTCGCCGGGCTGCGCGAACACCCCGTTACCGCGGAGTCCTGGACGGTGGCCCGAGCCTGGGCCGACGAAGCCATCGCCGCCCTCGCCCCGCTCCCGGAGGGCGTGGTCAAGGATTCGCTGACCAGCTTCGCGCACGCCGTCGTGGACCGCAGCAGCTAG